In one window of Maribacter sp. BPC-D8 DNA:
- a CDS encoding aspartate aminotransferase family protein, with product MKLFDVYPLYNVTPVSAKGIVVTDDKGQDYLDFYGGHAVISIGHSHPHYVERLKDQLDKIGFYSNAVQNPLQVELAEKLGIASGCEDYNLFLCNSGAEANENALKMASFVTGKSKVIAFNNGFHGRTSAAVAATDNPSINAEINQQHEVVFLDLNDIKGFEREISKNVCAVIIESIQGVGGLDEPTTEFLQQVALLCKENDALLIADEVQCGFGRSGKFFGFQHHNIQPDIISIAKGMGNGFPVGGVLIHESIKAKYGMLGTTFGGNHLACVATMAVLEVIEKENLITNAEELGVYFNEKAKEIPQVKRVKGRGLMLGLEFDFQVADLRKKLIYEHHLFTGGAKDKTVLRILPALNITKQDLDVFFTALKTALS from the coding sequence ATGAAATTATTCGATGTTTACCCACTATATAATGTTACTCCCGTTTCTGCAAAAGGTATTGTAGTAACCGATGACAAAGGTCAAGACTATTTAGACTTTTACGGTGGTCATGCCGTAATATCTATTGGACATTCGCACCCACATTATGTGGAGCGCCTAAAAGATCAATTAGATAAAATCGGATTTTATAGTAATGCTGTTCAAAATCCGCTTCAAGTAGAATTAGCCGAAAAATTAGGTATCGCTTCTGGCTGCGAAGATTACAATCTGTTTCTGTGCAATTCTGGCGCCGAGGCAAATGAAAACGCACTTAAAATGGCATCTTTTGTTACCGGAAAATCGAAAGTTATCGCTTTCAATAACGGATTTCATGGTCGTACATCTGCTGCAGTAGCGGCAACCGACAATCCGTCTATAAATGCTGAAATTAATCAGCAGCATGAGGTGGTATTTCTTGACCTGAACGATATCAAAGGTTTTGAAAGAGAAATTTCAAAGAATGTCTGTGCCGTAATCATAGAATCAATACAAGGTGTAGGCGGATTGGATGAACCGACAACAGAATTCTTACAACAAGTGGCTTTGCTATGTAAAGAAAATGATGCCTTATTAATTGCTGATGAGGTGCAATGCGGATTCGGTAGAAGTGGTAAATTCTTCGGATTTCAACATCATAATATACAACCTGATATTATTAGTATTGCAAAAGGAATGGGGAACGGATTTCCTGTTGGTGGCGTTCTTATTCACGAAAGTATAAAAGCGAAATACGGAATGTTAGGTACTACTTTTGGTGGAAACCACTTGGCATGTGTAGCTACAATGGCAGTTTTAGAAGTTATTGAGAAAGAAAACTTAATCACCAATGCCGAAGAATTGGGAGTTTATTTCAATGAGAAGGCAAAAGAAATTCCGCAAGTAAAACGTGTAAAAGGTAGGGGATTAATGCTTGGGCTAGAGTTCGATTTTCAGGTAGCTGATCTTCGCAAAAAATTAATTTACGAGCACCACCTTTTTACCGGTGGCGCCAAAGACAAAACGGTACTTAGAATTTTACCCGCATTAAACATTACAAAACAAGATTTAGACGTGTTTTTCACCGCTCTTAAGACTGCTTTATCATGA
- a CDS encoding glutamate-5-semialdehyde dehydrogenase: MIKTLSLEKRNAVLKRMAELVQQEESILISANEKDLNSFESADIAMIDRLKVNKDKVREMVSSLKKLAALPDPLHVERFQFTHDNGLEISNKTAPFGTIMIIYESRPDVTIEAAGIAFKSGNKILLKGGKESLNSNLVLVNLWHKALESCDCSEDWITYLNYSRTETQQFLEKPTQKLDLIVPRGGEKLIAFVKQHAQCPVIVSGRGNNFVYVSHEADLQMALDVIINAKTTKISACNAVDKVIISRDLPRKMEFLNHLVKTLKKHNVEILTDAKLAGLEGTSQMEDEAVWHEEFLDYKIVIGQVPDVDEAIQLINTYGGGHSAAIITKDEEEATTFMQSVDTAAVYHNASTRFTDGGQFGLGGELAISTDKLHQRGPIGLQHLVTNKWYVKGNGQIR, from the coding sequence ATGATAAAAACACTCAGCTTAGAAAAAAGAAATGCCGTTCTAAAACGTATGGCAGAATTGGTTCAACAAGAAGAATCAATTTTAATATCTGCAAATGAGAAAGATTTAAATTCTTTCGAATCTGCCGACATCGCAATGATTGATCGCTTAAAGGTGAATAAAGATAAGGTTAGAGAAATGGTTTCTTCCTTAAAAAAATTAGCAGCTCTACCAGATCCTTTGCATGTAGAACGTTTTCAATTTACGCATGACAACGGTTTAGAAATTAGTAATAAAACAGCTCCGTTCGGCACTATCATGATCATTTATGAATCTAGACCAGACGTAACTATTGAAGCTGCCGGTATCGCTTTTAAATCTGGAAACAAAATATTACTAAAAGGTGGTAAAGAATCGTTGAACTCGAACTTGGTTTTGGTCAATTTGTGGCATAAAGCTTTGGAATCTTGTGACTGTTCTGAAGATTGGATTACGTACTTGAATTATTCAAGAACAGAAACGCAGCAGTTTCTTGAAAAACCAACTCAAAAACTAGATTTAATTGTACCGCGTGGTGGAGAAAAATTAATTGCATTTGTAAAACAACATGCGCAATGCCCAGTAATTGTTAGCGGTCGTGGAAACAACTTTGTATATGTTTCTCATGAAGCAGATTTACAAATGGCTTTAGACGTAATTATCAATGCTAAGACCACAAAAATATCGGCATGCAATGCAGTTGACAAAGTGATTATCTCAAGAGACTTACCCCGTAAAATGGAGTTTTTAAATCACTTGGTCAAAACCCTTAAAAAGCACAATGTAGAAATTTTGACCGATGCCAAACTAGCCGGATTAGAAGGTACTTCGCAGATGGAAGATGAAGCTGTTTGGCATGAAGAATTTCTAGATTATAAAATTGTTATTGGGCAAGTGCCCGATGTTGATGAAGCCATACAACTTATCAATACTTACGGTGGCGGACATTCAGCTGCTATTATCACAAAAGATGAAGAAGAGGCTACCACTTTTATGCAATCTGTAGATACTGCGGCTGTGTATCATAATGCATCTACCCGTTTTACTGATGGCGGACAATTTGGTCTAGGTGGTGAACTAGCTATCAGTACCGATAAATTACACCAACGCGGACCAATTGGGTTACAACACCTAGTCACCAATAAATGGTACGTAAAAGGGAATGGACAGATTAGATAG
- the proB gene encoding glutamate 5-kinase, which produces MLKKRILLKLGSNTLTKDTDHISRGKIEDIGRQIAALKDQYEFIIVSSGAIAAAKQFVKLEHNGEEINVKQALASIGQPHLMRIFQENFRELGLFTSQCLLSYSDFEKEQTRVNIKNTINVLVANNFIPIINENDTVATDEIKFGDNDKLAGLTASLLSADILIIATNTYGIYTKSSLSTTTPKTIETVSDLSILLKEIGESKSTHGTGGMQSKIDAATIAQKAGIETWITNGLKDHFITDAIDNKSTFTKIKAS; this is translated from the coding sequence ATGTTGAAAAAGAGAATTTTATTAAAATTGGGTTCCAATACCTTAACTAAGGATACCGACCATATTTCTCGTGGTAAAATTGAAGATATTGGTAGGCAAATAGCAGCTTTGAAAGATCAATATGAATTTATTATTGTGAGTTCTGGTGCTATTGCCGCAGCGAAACAATTTGTAAAACTGGAGCATAATGGCGAAGAAATCAATGTAAAACAGGCATTGGCATCTATTGGTCAGCCGCACTTAATGCGTATTTTTCAAGAGAATTTTAGAGAATTAGGTCTTTTTACATCACAGTGTTTACTATCATATTCCGACTTTGAAAAAGAGCAAACTAGAGTGAATATTAAAAACACGATAAACGTTCTGGTTGCTAATAATTTCATCCCTATCATTAATGAAAATGACACGGTAGCAACCGATGAAATTAAGTTTGGCGATAACGATAAATTAGCAGGACTAACAGCCTCTCTTTTATCCGCAGATATTCTAATTATTGCTACCAATACTTACGGTATTTATACGAAGTCATCCTTATCAACTACTACACCAAAAACTATCGAAACAGTATCGGATCTAAGCATCCTATTAAAAGAAATCGGAGAATCTAAATCTACGCATGGCACAGGCGGAATGCAATCTAAAATAGATGCAGCAACCATCGCTCAAAAAGCAGGTATTGAAACTTGGATTACAAATGGTTTAAAAGATCACTTCATTACCGACGCCATTGATAATAAAAGCACATTTACAAAAATCAAAGCATCATGA
- the argB gene encoding acetylglutamate kinase, with protein MKNKLSVVKIGGNVIEDEKALAIFLTAFAKLEGLKILVHGGGKLATQLATKLGVESKMIDGRRITDTETVDIITMVYGGLANKKIVAQLQAKNINAIGLSGADGDSIQAHKRPIKEIDYGFVGDIDGVNSEFISNLLSINLTPIFCALSHDGAGQLLNTNADTIASEIAIGMASTYETTLYYCFEKKGVLLDIADDNSVVKNINTTTYKELLSAGVIADGMLPKLHNCFHALNNTVKKVCLGDVTMLDKNTELFTTLTL; from the coding sequence ATGAAAAATAAACTAAGTGTCGTAAAAATTGGCGGTAATGTCATTGAAGATGAAAAGGCTTTAGCTATTTTTCTTACAGCGTTTGCAAAACTAGAAGGATTAAAAATATTAGTACATGGTGGCGGAAAACTAGCTACTCAACTAGCCACTAAATTAGGTGTTGAATCTAAAATGATAGACGGTAGACGTATTACCGATACCGAAACTGTAGATATCATTACCATGGTCTATGGCGGATTAGCAAACAAGAAAATCGTTGCCCAGCTGCAAGCAAAAAATATTAATGCTATCGGGTTAAGTGGTGCTGATGGTGACAGCATACAGGCACATAAACGCCCCATAAAAGAAATTGATTACGGATTTGTAGGTGATATCGATGGTGTAAATTCTGAATTCATTAGCAACCTTTTATCCATTAACCTCACGCCTATTTTCTGCGCATTATCGCATGATGGCGCCGGACAATTATTGAACACAAACGCAGATACCATCGCATCTGAAATTGCAATCGGTATGGCATCTACATATGAAACTACTCTTTATTATTGTTTTGAGAAAAAGGGTGTTTTACTAGATATTGCCGATGATAATAGTGTTGTAAAAAACATCAATACAACTACATATAAAGAACTATTATCAGCAGGAGTAATTGCTGACGGCATGCTACCTAAACTTCATAATTGCTTTCATGCACTAAACAACACTGTTAAAAAAGTATGTTTGGGCGATGTAACTATGTTAGACAAAAATACCGAACTGTTCACTACATTAACTCTATAG
- a CDS encoding mannosyltransferase — MKLHKVSLILAVLSFVFYYTFAYHLQRTDFIKLLTLFVALFFFCFKLIQFEKLNFRFLLGIGVIFRLIFLCIEPNLSQDFYRFIWDGHLVSSGANPYLHTPDQLMENMVSMIPNANTLYEGMGSLSARHYSNYPPLNQIIFAIAAFVGGKSIFGSLLTLRAIIILADIGIFYFGRKLLKNLNRSPHLIFWYFLNPLVIVELTGNLHFEGVMLFFFILAMFLLSIDKWKTAGIVIACSISIKLVPLLFLPLFFKYLGWKKSIIFYAIIGITSIVLFLPFNTPEFIDNYSKTLKLWFSNFEFNASIYNIAKKTAIHFDAKPWEFIKEYGKITPLLTIATVGLFTFLPKRYDLNRLLWSMMWVLTIYYFMSTTVHPWYAIFLVLLSIFTTYRYAIIWSAAIVLSYFAYSQADFKENLWLLAIEYISVYGFIIYEIIAHNNKK; from the coding sequence ATGAAACTCCATAAGGTTTCCTTGATATTGGCGGTATTGAGCTTTGTATTCTATTACACCTTTGCATATCACTTACAGCGAACAGATTTCATAAAGCTACTTACGCTCTTTGTTGCACTTTTCTTTTTCTGTTTTAAACTTATTCAGTTCGAAAAGCTCAACTTTAGATTTCTACTAGGTATAGGAGTAATTTTTAGGCTTATTTTTCTTTGTATAGAACCCAATCTATCTCAAGATTTTTATCGTTTTATTTGGGATGGTCATTTGGTATCTAGCGGTGCCAACCCTTATTTACACACCCCAGATCAGTTAATGGAAAACATGGTATCTATGATACCAAATGCCAATACTCTTTATGAAGGCATGGGCAGTTTAAGTGCGCGCCACTATAGCAATTACCCACCCTTGAACCAGATTATTTTCGCTATTGCAGCATTTGTAGGCGGTAAAAGTATTTTTGGGTCACTGCTAACCTTACGAGCAATTATTATACTTGCCGATATTGGTATATTCTATTTTGGCAGAAAGCTACTGAAAAACTTAAATAGATCTCCGCATTTAATATTCTGGTACTTTTTAAATCCGCTTGTAATTGTAGAGCTTACCGGCAACCTTCATTTCGAAGGGGTTATGCTGTTTTTCTTTATTCTAGCTATGTTTCTATTATCAATAGATAAATGGAAAACTGCAGGTATAGTTATAGCTTGTTCTATTTCAATAAAACTGGTACCGCTATTATTCTTACCACTTTTCTTTAAGTACTTAGGATGGAAAAAAAGCATCATTTTCTATGCTATCATTGGCATAACCTCTATTGTTCTTTTTCTACCGTTTAATACTCCAGAATTTATAGACAACTATTCTAAAACCCTGAAGCTTTGGTTCTCTAATTTTGAATTCAATGCTAGCATCTATAATATCGCTAAAAAAACTGCCATACATTTTGATGCAAAACCGTGGGAGTTTATTAAAGAATATGGTAAAATTACCCCGTTACTTACCATAGCCACCGTAGGGCTATTTACATTTTTACCAAAAAGATATGATCTAAACAGGTTACTCTGGTCTATGATGTGGGTTTTGACCATCTATTATTTTATGTCTACTACGGTACACCCTTGGTACGCCATTTTTCTGGTGTTACTTTCTATTTTTACCACGTATAGATATGCGATTATTTGGTCTGCCGCTATTGTACTGAGCTACTTCGCTTATTCTCAGGCAGATTTCAAAGAAAACCTCTGGCTTCTTGCCATTGAGTATATTTCAGTGTACGGCTTCATTATTTATGAAATTATTGCACATAATAACAAAAAGTGA
- the argG gene encoding argininosuccinate synthase: MKKLVLAYSGGLDTSYCAKHLSKDKGFEVHAVSVNTGGFSSDEIKEIEKKAIELGATSYTSIDAVQTFYDKVVKYLIFGNVLKNNTYPLSVSAERIVQAIEIVNYAKKVGAGYIAHGSTGAGNDQVRFDMIFQIIAPEIEIITPIRDNKLAREEEIAYLKENGVDYPWEKAKYSINRGLWGTSVGGEETLTSEKALPDSAYPSQLQEKNPTDVKLTFEKGELVAIDGKKDSPVANIEKLEALASKYAIGRDIHVGDTIIGTKGRVGFEAPASLIIIKAHHLLEKHTLTKWQQYQKEQQGNFYGMLLHEGNYLDPVMRNIETFLTDTQKTVSGDVFVGLYPFQFRLHGISSKHDLMTDAFGKYGEVNKGWTADDAKGFIKILSNSGKIYNHVNGDK; this comes from the coding sequence ATGAAAAAATTAGTACTAGCATACAGCGGCGGATTAGATACATCTTATTGCGCTAAACATTTATCAAAAGATAAAGGATTTGAAGTTCATGCGGTAAGTGTAAATACTGGCGGATTTTCTTCGGATGAAATAAAAGAAATAGAGAAAAAAGCGATTGAATTAGGTGCAACTTCATATACATCAATTGATGCGGTACAGACATTTTATGATAAAGTAGTGAAGTACCTTATTTTTGGTAACGTACTAAAAAACAACACCTACCCACTTTCTGTAAGTGCAGAACGTATTGTACAGGCTATTGAAATTGTAAACTACGCAAAAAAAGTAGGTGCTGGTTACATTGCTCATGGTAGTACAGGCGCTGGTAACGACCAAGTTCGTTTCGATATGATTTTCCAAATCATTGCGCCAGAGATTGAAATCATTACTCCGATAAGAGATAACAAATTAGCAAGAGAAGAAGAGATTGCATACCTAAAAGAAAACGGAGTAGATTACCCTTGGGAGAAGGCTAAATATTCTATTAACAGAGGTCTTTGGGGAACATCAGTTGGTGGTGAAGAAACTTTAACTTCTGAAAAAGCATTACCAGACAGCGCTTACCCAAGTCAGTTACAAGAAAAGAACCCAACCGATGTAAAGCTGACTTTCGAAAAAGGAGAGCTAGTTGCTATCGACGGAAAAAAAGATTCTCCTGTTGCTAATATTGAAAAGTTAGAGGCTCTAGCTTCCAAGTACGCCATTGGTAGAGATATTCATGTTGGTGACACTATTATAGGCACTAAAGGTAGAGTTGGTTTTGAAGCTCCGGCATCCTTAATTATTATAAAAGCTCACCACTTATTAGAGAAGCATACGCTTACAAAGTGGCAACAATATCAAAAAGAACAACAAGGTAATTTCTACGGTATGCTATTGCATGAAGGCAACTACCTAGATCCTGTTATGAGAAACATAGAGACTTTCTTGACCGACACTCAAAAAACGGTTTCTGGTGATGTATTTGTTGGCTTATATCCTTTTCAGTTTAGACTACACGGTATCTCATCTAAACACGATTTAATGACCGATGCCTTTGGTAAATACGGCGAAGTAAATAAAGGTTGGACTGCAGATGACGCGAAAGGATTTATAAAAATTCTATCGAACTCTGGAAAGATTTATAACCATGTGAATGGGGATAAATAG
- the argC gene encoding N-acetyl-gamma-glutamyl-phosphate reductase, translating to MIKAGIIGGSGYTGGELIRILLNHPATEIDFVFSTTRAGKKVTTAHPDLLGTTGLEFTGNVNLDVNVVFLCLGHGNSTAFLKEHDFSEDTVIIDLSNDFRLNTDADFEGKHFVYGLPELNKSDIENARYIANPGCFATAIQLALLPLAQANLLENEVHINAVTGSTGAGVSPSATSHFSWRNNNVSWYKPFTHQHLGEINESLHSLQKNTGNLFFMPNRGDFTRGILATSYTKFEGSLADAKKIYQEFYKDALFTQISEEPINLKQVVNTNQCHIHLHKHDDILLITSAIDNLLKGASGQAVQNMNLIFGLEENLGLNLKAGVF from the coding sequence ATGATTAAAGCAGGTATTATTGGCGGTTCTGGTTATACGGGTGGTGAGCTTATTCGAATTCTATTGAATCATCCGGCTACGGAAATAGATTTTGTTTTCAGTACGACTAGAGCTGGCAAAAAAGTAACTACGGCACACCCTGATTTGTTAGGTACTACAGGCCTGGAATTTACAGGTAATGTAAACCTAGATGTGAATGTTGTTTTTCTATGTTTGGGTCATGGTAATTCTACCGCGTTCTTAAAAGAACATGATTTTTCCGAAGATACTGTCATCATCGATTTAAGTAATGATTTCAGACTAAACACTGATGCTGATTTTGAAGGAAAGCATTTTGTTTACGGATTACCAGAATTGAACAAAAGTGATATAGAGAACGCAAGATACATCGCTAACCCTGGCTGTTTTGCTACGGCAATTCAATTAGCATTATTACCTCTAGCACAGGCAAACCTTCTAGAAAATGAAGTTCATATCAATGCCGTAACCGGCAGTACTGGCGCAGGTGTTAGTCCATCAGCTACTTCACACTTTTCATGGAGAAATAATAATGTAAGCTGGTACAAACCTTTTACGCATCAGCACTTGGGAGAAATTAACGAGAGCCTACATTCACTTCAAAAGAATACGGGTAACTTATTTTTTATGCCGAATAGGGGAGATTTCACACGCGGAATTTTAGCGACATCATATACCAAATTTGAAGGCAGTTTAGCCGATGCTAAGAAAATCTATCAGGAATTTTATAAGGATGCTTTGTTTACCCAAATTTCCGAAGAACCCATTAATCTAAAGCAGGTAGTAAATACTAATCAATGTCATATTCATTTACATAAACACGATGATATTTTATTGATAACATCAGCAATTGACAACCTCTTAAAAGGAGCATCGGGTCAAGCAGTACAAAATATGAATCTCATTTTCGGATTAGAAGAAAATTTAGGGCTCAATTTGAAAGCGGGAGTATTTTAA
- the speB gene encoding agmatinase — MQNINIQGLNWDAKSSFQQGPAKAPSLIRKALYSDSMNLCTEFGVSIENDAVTDKGDFTINEYFDITDITRKNLESGAKLLSLGGDHSVTFPIIKAFHEHYPKLDILHIDAHADLYHDYEGDPYSHACPFARIMENGFAVKLVQVGIRTLNPHQAAQAKKYNVDVHEMRNLDLNNIPKFENPLYITLDMDGFDPAFAPGVSHHEPGGLSSRQVLDLIHSIDTEIVGADIVEYNPDRDFHDMTAYLAAKMMKELIGKMMER, encoded by the coding sequence ATGCAGAACATCAATATTCAAGGTCTAAACTGGGACGCTAAGTCCTCTTTTCAACAAGGTCCGGCGAAAGCTCCCAGCCTAATTCGAAAAGCATTGTACAGCGATTCAATGAATCTATGTACCGAATTCGGGGTATCAATTGAAAACGATGCCGTAACAGATAAAGGTGATTTTACCATAAATGAGTATTTTGATATTACTGATATTACGAGAAAGAATCTTGAATCTGGCGCTAAACTACTTTCATTAGGTGGTGATCACTCGGTCACCTTCCCTATAATAAAAGCCTTTCATGAGCACTATCCAAAACTAGACATTCTACATATCGATGCCCACGCAGATCTGTACCATGACTATGAAGGTGACCCGTATTCTCACGCATGCCCTTTTGCACGTATTATGGAAAACGGTTTTGCCGTAAAACTGGTTCAAGTTGGGATAAGAACTCTGAATCCACATCAGGCTGCACAAGCAAAAAAGTACAATGTAGACGTTCATGAAATGCGGAACCTTGACCTAAATAACATTCCGAAATTTGAGAATCCGTTGTATATAACTTTAGATATGGATGGCTTTGACCCTGCCTTTGCACCGGGAGTTTCTCATCATGAGCCAGGCGGACTCTCATCGCGTCAAGTTTTAGATTTGATTCATAGTATTGATACCGAAATAGTAGGTGCCGATATCGTGGAATATAACCCTGATCGCGATTTTCATGACATGACCGCCTATTTGGCGGCAAAAATGATGAAAGAACTTATTGGCAAAATGATGGAACGTTAA
- a CDS encoding acetylornithine carbamoyltransferase: protein MNYLSINDIDSLSTWVKEAISLKKQPKKFKALGSDKTIGLLFFNNSLRTRLSTQKAALNLGMEVIVMNFGSEGWALEYADGTIMDQGTSEHIKEAAQVISQYCDIIAIRAFAGLKDKDLDEAEEVLNGFKTYASVPIVNMESSVGHPLQALTDAITLEEHNFKNNPKVVLSWAPHPRALPHAVANSFIQMMQKQNAEFVITHPEGYELDPNITKDAKIENNQEKALENADFVYVKNWSSYTDYGQIKSQDTTWQMTLKKLGKAKFMHCLPVRRNVVVADDVLDSAQSLVIEQANNRTYAAQLVLKKILESNEN, encoded by the coding sequence ATGAATTACCTTTCTATAAATGATATTGACTCTTTATCTACCTGGGTAAAAGAAGCTATATCGCTTAAAAAACAACCTAAGAAATTTAAAGCCTTGGGTAGTGACAAAACTATCGGACTCCTATTTTTCAACAACTCGCTACGTACACGTTTAAGTACTCAAAAAGCGGCATTGAATTTAGGTATGGAAGTTATTGTTATGAATTTTGGTAGTGAAGGCTGGGCTCTAGAATATGCCGACGGGACTATTATGGATCAAGGTACCTCTGAGCATATAAAAGAGGCTGCTCAAGTAATTTCTCAATATTGCGACATCATAGCAATACGTGCATTTGCAGGGTTGAAAGACAAAGATTTAGATGAAGCAGAAGAAGTATTAAACGGCTTTAAAACATACGCATCTGTGCCTATCGTAAATATGGAGAGTTCTGTGGGGCACCCTTTACAGGCACTTACCGATGCCATTACTTTAGAAGAACATAATTTTAAGAACAACCCAAAGGTAGTTTTGTCATGGGCACCACACCCAAGGGCTTTACCACACGCGGTCGCCAATTCTTTTATTCAAATGATGCAGAAGCAAAATGCCGAATTTGTGATTACACATCCTGAAGGTTATGAGCTAGACCCTAATATTACCAAAGATGCTAAGATTGAAAACAATCAAGAGAAGGCGCTAGAAAATGCCGATTTTGTATATGTAAAAAACTGGAGTAGTTATACCGATTACGGTCAAATAAAATCTCAAGATACTACTTGGCAAATGACCTTAAAAAAATTAGGAAAGGCTAAATTTATGCATTGTTTACCCGTACGTAGAAATGTAGTGGTTGCCGATGACGTTCTAGATAGTGCACAATCATTGGTCATTGAACAAGCGAATAACAGAACATACGCAGCACAATTGGTTCTAAAGAAAATACTGGAGAGCAATGAAAATTAA
- the proC gene encoding pyrroline-5-carboxylate reductase: MKIAIIGAGNLGLSIANGILKSNGATSMYLTKRDTKSIADFEKFDKVTVTNDNRLAVQNSDILIFAVQPVHFAAILESIKDLLTENHVIISTITGFGIEKIEAVIGKDNYIVRSMPNTAISVGKSMTCICSNEKGKKRIDLTKAIFNRMGHSMEIPENQMQAATVICASGVAFWMRLIRATTQGAIQLGFDAKEAQELAMHTCNGAASLLIDSGNHPEEEIDRVTTPMGCTITGLNEMEHQGLSSSLIRGIIASYDKITEFKTK, from the coding sequence ATGAAAATAGCAATCATAGGTGCAGGTAATTTAGGACTTTCTATAGCAAACGGAATTCTAAAAAGTAATGGTGCAACGAGCATGTACCTTACTAAAAGAGACACCAAGTCTATTGCAGATTTTGAGAAATTTGACAAGGTTACGGTCACTAACGATAACCGTTTGGCCGTGCAAAATTCAGATATCTTAATCTTTGCAGTACAACCTGTTCATTTTGCTGCCATCTTAGAAAGCATAAAAGATCTATTGACCGAAAATCATGTGATTATATCTACAATAACCGGTTTCGGAATTGAAAAAATAGAAGCAGTTATCGGTAAAGACAATTACATTGTTAGAAGTATGCCCAATACAGCCATTTCCGTAGGTAAATCTATGACCTGCATCTGTAGTAATGAAAAAGGAAAAAAACGTATCGATTTAACAAAGGCTATCTTCAATAGAATGGGGCATTCTATGGAAATACCTGAGAACCAAATGCAAGCTGCAACAGTTATTTGTGCAAGTGGCGTAGCGTTTTGGATGCGCCTTATTCGCGCCACCACCCAAGGTGCCATACAATTAGGCTTCGATGCTAAAGAAGCACAAGAACTAGCAATGCACACTTGTAATGGCGCTGCAAGTTTATTAATAGATTCGGGCAATCATCCCGAAGAAGAGATTGATCGAGTAACCACGCCAATGGGCTGCACTATTACCGGCTTAAATGAAATGGAGCACCAAGGTTTAAGCTCATCTTTAATACGCGGTATTATCGCATCGTATGATAAGATTACCGAATTTAAAACCAAATAA
- a CDS encoding GNAT family N-acetyltransferase, protein MNLIVANESHFKYAQDICDTIADSAKVRGTGIAKRTPEYIQRKLSNGNAILALDGEKFAGFCYIEIWGHEKFVANSGLIVHPDYRGQGLAKKIKAKIFDLSREKFPDAKIFGITTGLAVMKINNDLGYKPVTFSELTDDPEFWKGCQTCKNFDILTRTEQKMCLCTGMLYDGTTKKKPEESKEMNGKAFTRLKSIKESLFLKKK, encoded by the coding sequence ATGAACTTAATTGTTGCTAACGAATCACATTTTAAATACGCTCAGGATATTTGCGATACTATAGCCGATTCTGCTAAAGTTCGCGGTACTGGTATTGCGAAACGTACTCCAGAATACATCCAGAGAAAACTTTCTAACGGCAATGCTATTTTAGCTTTGGACGGAGAAAAATTTGCAGGGTTCTGTTATATTGAGATTTGGGGGCACGAGAAATTTGTTGCCAACTCCGGACTCATAGTACACCCAGACTACAGAGGTCAGGGACTTGCCAAGAAAATAAAAGCTAAGATTTTTGACCTTAGTAGAGAGAAATTTCCTGATGCTAAAATATTCGGAATTACTACCGGTTTGGCAGTTATGAAAATCAATAATGACCTTGGCTATAAACCTGTAACGTTCTCTGAACTTACAGATGATCCAGAATTCTGGAAAGGTTGTCAAACCTGCAAAAACTTCGATATTCTTACAAGAACAGAGCAGAAAATGTGCTTATGTACAGGTATGCTCTATGATGGTACCACGAAGAAAAAACCCGAAGAATCGAAAGAAATGAACGGCAAGGCTTTTACAAGATTAAAAAGTATTAAAGAGAGTTTGTTTCTCAAAAAGAAATAA